One genomic region from Clarias gariepinus isolate MV-2021 ecotype Netherlands chromosome 20, CGAR_prim_01v2, whole genome shotgun sequence encodes:
- the helt gene encoding hairy and enhancer of split-related protein helt, protein MASKMKDRKKTPVSHKVIEKRRRDRINRCLNELGKTVPMALAKQNCGKLEKAEILEMTVQYLRALHSADFPRGREKGELLSEFANYFHYGYHECMKNLVHYLTTVERTETKDNKYARILAFLQSKVVSEPVFGSRYESTFTSPEPVDFLCQLRSPPECHPNPSEPVFQQSHSGHLSWHGSALAYPQQHGLDHHHYMNFMSHSHSLHTAPHVAL, encoded by the exons ATGGCTTCGAAGATGAAGGACCGCAAG AAAACCCCAGTCTCGCACAAAGTGATCGAGAAACGGAGAAGAGATCGCATCAACCGCTGTCTGAATGAGCTCGGCAAAACCGTCCCCATGGCCCTGGCCAAGCAG AATTGTGGGAAGCTGGAGAAGGCAGAAATTTTAGAAATGACTGTACAATACTTGCGTGCTCTGCACTCAGCTGATTTTCCCCGTGGTAGAGAAAAAG GGGAGCTCCTGAGCGAGTTTGCAAACTACTTTCACTACGGCTACCACGAGTGCATGAAGAACCTGGTGCACTACCTGACCACAGTGGAGCGCACGGAGACCAAAGACAACAAGTATGCACGCATCCTGGCCTTCCTGCAGTCCAAGGTGGTTTCGGAGCCCGTGTTCGGGTCACGATATGAGTCTACGTTTACCTCGCCCGAGCCTGTGGACTTCCTTTGTCAGCTGCGCTCTCCGCCAGAGTGCCATCCGAACCCGAGCGAACCGGTCTTCCAGCAAAGCCACAGCGGACATTTATCCTGGCACGGTTCGGCGCTGGCCTACCCGCAGCAGCACGGACTGGACCATCACCATTACATGAACTTCATGAGCCACTCACACAGCTTGCATACGGCACCACATGTCGCTTTGTAA